Part of the Halobacteriovorax sp. DA5 genome, AATCAACGCTGAAGGCTTCGCTGTTGTAGTAGTGCTGAACATCCTTCAGGAACTTGTCCACCACTTTGAAGCCTTCTCTGATGGCTACACCCGCTCCTGCTTCCAGCTGCATGGCTTCCCGGCTGTGGCCCAGCATGTGGATCAAGTGCTCATAACCCTCATTGACCTGCTCAGCCTGCAACCCGCTATAACCCAGACTGCTGTATATCTGTGAATGAGTGCTGCCCTTGGCTCCTACAGCTAGCATGCTCAAAGCCATTGAGATTCCAACCGGGGAGAAGAAAATGTTCTTGCCCTCGGCATCAGGATGGAACGCAAGTTTCTTGTAGAGAGAGAAGGCGAAGTCA contains:
- a CDS encoding serpin family protein, which produces DFAFSLYKKLAFHPDAEGKNIFFSPVGISMALSMLAVGAKGSTHSQIYSSLGYSGLQAEQVNEGYEHLIHMLGHSREAMQLEAGAGVAIREGFKVVDKFLKDVQHYYNSEAFSVDFSKPDIAAEEINKFIAKKTNDKITDMVKDLDSDTLMMLINYMYFRGKWDKPFD